A window from Vigna angularis cultivar LongXiaoDou No.4 chromosome 7, ASM1680809v1, whole genome shotgun sequence encodes these proteins:
- the LOC108338114 gene encoding uncharacterized protein LOC108338114, producing the protein MGSEDNVKHLEDCSVSNALGTWVFSVAGALLAIPVGIKRKSLAPLVFFGTTGTMLDIIMGITACEREHAERQMKLLEAQNAAAETSLGETEIDS; encoded by the exons ATGGGAAGCGAAGATAATGTGAAGCATCTTGAAGACTGCTCCGTTTCTAA TGCATTAGGCACTTGGGTGTTCTCAGTTGCAGGAGCATTGTTGGCTATTCCAGTTGGCATAAAGCGCAAATCTCTAGCACCCCTTGTATTTTTTGGCACCACAGGTACTATGTTGGATATTATTATGGGGATCACTGCTTGCGAAAGGGAACACGCAGAGCGCCAAATGAAGCTACTTGAAGCGCAAAATGCTGCTGCCGAAACTTCCTTGGGTGAAACAGAAATTGATTCATAA